ATTCTTAACAACTACGCCAAAGAACCGAAACTTTACCACGCAGAATTTCCTAGTAAGGCACAACAAAATAAGTATGCTTTTCAAGGCGCAGTAGCAATATTACTTTTAACTTCTATAGTTCTAATTACCTTGGGGGTTAGCTAAAATTTCCCGCTTCGGTATTTGTATCTAATCGTCATTCAAATTTTCTCCTAATCAACCCTGGTCAGTTTCGCCAGGGTTTTTTGTATTGTATTTTAATCCATATTCGTGATACAATCAGATTGTCAGCAAAGACATTAAAAACCTACCGGGGGACTCTCGGAAAGTTACGCTTGTCAGAGATGATTCTGCCAGTAATGGCAAACAGGATCAGGGCAAGAACCCAAATATTTATTTAAGGAACCCTGCCTGAAGCTGGGATAACTGAGAGATATAGACTGAAACTCTCTATAGAATCCCCGCGTCTTTGGACCGGGGAGTGTCAATGCCATTTCTTGCTTTACTGCCCACTTAAACGTCGAAGCTGATCTCGAAAATAACAGAAGCTTAATGATTGATTATTATCAATGTCCATAAAAGGAGTAGTTTTGCCGGAAACATCCTCAACTAATATCTCAAAGTACATATATTCACCTTGCGTCCAAGTAGTCACTGTACCAAAGTCCACCCAGGGGCAACCCTTCAGAAACAAGATTATTAATCAGAGGATCTTCACTAGCCCGCTTAATTTTAGCAAATCCATCTTCGCCCTTTTCTAATATCCAAACTTCTTCAGGTTCAAGGGCATCTACAAAATATGGTTGATGTGTTGTCACAAATATTTGTGATCCACCTTTTTGACCTGTAGTGTGTTCTCGAAATTCTCTAGCTAGAGTTTCTAAAAGTTTATGATAAAGTCCATTTTCTGGTTCTTCGATACACAAAAATGGTGGTGGTGATGGATCTTCCAACATCAGAAGATACGCAAATACTTTGAGTGTACCATCTGACATTTGTTGAGAGTAAAATGGGTCTTGAAACCCTTTGTCATTGAAACATAAAAGCAGTCTTCCATCTGGACTTGGGGAAGTGCTAATCTTGTTGACACCGGGAATTTTGTTGGCTATTTTTTCCAGTATGGATTGAAACTTTTTTGGATGTTCTCTTTCCATAAACTGAACTACATTACCTAAATTATCTCCATGAGTATTTAAATGCTTTTGTGGTCCAGCTAGAGGTAAACTGCGGGCAGCATCTGGTGTAAAATAGCTTAAATACCATCCTTCAATAAATCTTCTAAACATAGAAATTCGGGGATGTTGTTTAAGTGAACCTAAAGTAGCAATTCCCAGTTTTCGCTTATCGTCAAGTTCAACTACTTCGGTTTCTTTGCTTTCTTTTTCTGCTTCACCCCTTTGGATTTTATCCATTAAATCTGACACATCAAAATCATCTTGTTTGCCTTCTTGTTCACCTTTCCATGCGATTCCTCTGCCTTCATTGAGAATTAAAAAAGAAAAAGGTTGTCCCTTACCTTGTCCTTTTCTGCGTTGTCTGAGTCTCTCTTTTTTTACATAAGGTCTTCGAGATGAGTCAATATCTATTGCTAATTCATAAGTAATTGGTCGGGCATTACCATCTTCTTTATAATAGATTTCAAACTCAATACTTCCCTGTTGTCCTTGAGAGAGAATTTTCTCAAAGCCACCACGACCATGAGCATAACAAGCTTCTTCTACTCCATTTTTTAAGCAATCGGCAAGAAAACCAAAAGTGTCGAAAATGGTACTTTTTCCCACACCATTCTTACCAATAACGGCTGTCATTGGTGTTAATGGCTTGGCAGTTTGTGTGTTCCATAATTTCCCCAAAGTGATATCACGAATAACTCTGTAATTTCTAACTCTAAAGCCTTCTATCTTCGACATTTAATTTGCTCTACTTTGATTTTACTCGCTAATTTTTTGAGGAATTAGATAAATAACTCCTGAAACAATTGTCAATATTACAGATATCCAAAAGGTAATTAAAACCGGAGTTTGCCAAGTTGGTGATAAGGGGGCAATTAGTAAAGATATGGCAATGATTTGACTCACTGTTTTCAGTTTACCCCAAATATTTGCCCCGGTGATGGTGGTTTGATTAACTCGCCAACCGGCGATCGCTAATTCCCGTGCTAAAATTATGAACACTGCCCAAGCTGGGATTTTTCCTAATTCTACTAATACTAATAATGGTGCAAGTACCAATAATTTATCTACTAAAGGATCAAGAAATTTACCTAATTCGCTAATTTGGTTGAGTTTTCTGGCTAAATATCCATCTAACCAATCAGTTAAAGCCGCAATTAAAAATATAGTTAAACATATCCATTTGGCTTCATTTGTGGGATTATATAAACCATAAAGTAAAAAAGGTATTCCCAGCAGTCGAGAAAAAGTAATCCAGTTAGGTAGAGTCATCACAATTTAAAATTACAAACCAACCTAATTATATAGGTTAGCTACTAATATCCCCCAACATGGGATACGTTATCAAGATATGTAACTCTGAACCTTAAAAGTATTGATTATATGCGTGCTATGCTGATAGTGGTGCAGCACTTATCCCCCAACTTTAAAAGCGTGATGAAAGAGTTACTGGAAAGACGCACCCGAATTACACTTACCAAGTGTTGTTGTAAAATTTATTTACAAAATAAAAACACCCACATTAGAGAGGAATTGATGGTGGAACAAAAAATTAACTGTGCTGAAGCCTGTGTCAACGGGTGTGTTTTAGGTGATCAATGTCCCAATATTGAGTATCGAGAATCAGCTTCAAAATTCATCGAAGAAACTTCTTTAGACAAAATGCTAGAAATAGCTGAAGAAAGATTGCGGAAAAAAATGACAGAACCCCCAAAATGGGTGTTTCCAGAAGATTCTTAAAGGGAATTTTGAGTAAGAAGTTATTGAAATGAGTTAAAATAGTGGGTTAACAACAGATAACCCACTCAAAATATTAGTAGGTTAGCATTGAAAATTGTTGTTTTGGGAAGGCAAGAGGCAAGAGGCAAGAGTGAAGAAGCTTTGGGCGATTTTACTTTTCTTTACACACTTTGGTTTTATTGTGTTCACCTACTTTACCATCGTCATAAAATCAATAATAGTTAAAAATGAATGAATATATCTCAATAGACAGCGCAGCAGTCAAAGCAAAAGCCAAAGAATTGGGATTTCACGAAGTAGGGATTGCTGCTGTCGGTGATTTAGAGACGACAGAGACAGAAAAATTGCAAGCTTGGTTAAAAATGGGTTATCACGCCGACATGGAATGGATGAAAAATCCCAAGCGTGAGGATATTAATTTAGTGATGCCAGAAGTGCGATCGCTCATATCTGTAGCCTTAAATTATTATACCCCCCATCAACGTCCCCAGGGGGATGAATATGGCAAAATTTCCCGTTATGCTTGGGGTCGAGATTATCATAAAGTCATCCACAAAAAGCTCAAAGAACTAGCCAATTGGCTAGAATCCCTGGGCGAAAATGTCAAAGCCCGTTATTATGCAGATACAGGGCCAGTCCAAGATAAAGTTTGGGCGCAAAAAGCCGGCATTGGTTGGATTGCTAAAAACGGGAATGTGATTACCAGAAAATACGGTTCTTGGGTGTTCTTGGCAGAAATATTAACCAATCTGCAACTAGAAAGCGATCGCCCATCCACCCAACATTGTGGCACCTGTACTCGTTGTTTGCAAGCCTGTCCGACAGGTGCAATTACCGAACCCTTTATCGTGGATGCTAATCGCTGCATTGCCTATCATACCATTGAAAACCGCGCCGAAGAACTACCAGCAGACATCACACCCAATTTACAAGGATGGATCGCAGGTTGCGATATTTGTCAAGATATTTGTCCTTGGAATCAGCGATTTGCTCAAGCAACTAATGTCAAGGATTTTCAACCCTATCCTGGAAACTTAGCTCCCAAGCTGGTAGAATTAGCCCAAATATCCAATGAGGAGTGGGATAAAAGATTCACAGCATCAGCCTTGCGACGCATTAAACCAGAAATGTTACGACGTAATGCTCGCGCTAATCTTGATAAATCCAGGCATAATAATGACCCAGAAAGTAATAATTTTTGATTTCGATGGGACGATTGCTGATACAGTGGATGCTCTTGTAACTATTGCCAATCGTTTAGCCTTGGAATTTGGATATGTGCCGATTAATTCGCAAGAACTAGTCCTATTGAGAAATTTAACAGCCAAAGAAATTATTAAATATTCTGGTGTTTCCCTATTCAAAATTCCTTTTATGGTTAAAAAAGTAAAAGGAGAATTAAAACATAAAATCCCAGAATTAAAACCTATTGAGGGAATTAATACCGCATTAATAGAACTCCACAATCAAGGTTATCAACTGGGAATTATTACCTCTAACTCTCAAGAAAACGTCAATCAATTTCTTAAATGTCATAACTTAGATTATTTGTTTGACTTTATTTATTCAGGAGTAACTATTTTTGGTAAAACCACAATTATTAATAATGTGTTGCGACAAAAACATTTCAACCCTGAAGCAGTAATTTATGTCGGTGATGAAACTAGAGACATAGAATCTGCTAAAAAAGCCAATATCAAAGTTATTGCTGTCAGTTGGGGTTTTAATTCTTCCGAAGCCCTCAGCAAACAAAACCCAGATTTTTTAATTCATCATCCCAGTGAATTATTGGCTGTAATTAAAAGCTGTTAAGGGAACTCCAAAAAATAAATCATAAGACCTTGTATACTAAGAAACTCTCTAGTACCGTGCAGTTTAAGTGAATGAACCATTTTCAAGCCTTGTAATCAATCAAATTTTCGGAGCTTTTAATAGTCATATTATTTACGCCAACCTGTACTAGTAGATTCTGACCATGAAAAATTCAGAAAGTAGGGGCGCAGGGTCTGCGCCAAAAAACGATTCATCAATAAGACCATGAAATTTATTTACCCCAACCCATAATGGCTATTAAGAATGGTTGCTTTATTTGCACCATGCTGTACTAGACTAAGTAGGTGAACAGAAAAATTTAAAGGTATATAACGGTATGTAAAGTTGTCTCAATGCGAGATTCTGATTGGGTTTCAGCCATTTTACAAAACGCAATACCCCTCATTTTTATTTTGTTTACCTACTTAATTGAAGCCTCTGAATATATTTTCAAACTTGAATAAACTTAAAAAAGGCGTAGAGACAATTTATTGAATTGTCCCTAATGTTGTTTATTCCTCTTCTAACTCAATCTCTTCTTCCTCCTCAACATCATGGGGTTGAACTACAGAATTAGCAGAAACTACAGCCCCTTTATCGAGTTTTTCCAGAACCTGTTCTTTAATTTTGGCAGCAAATTCTGGTTTTTCTTCTAAATACTTAATCGCGTTATCTCTACCTTGGGAAATATTTTCACCACTGTAGCTATACCAAGCACCTTTACGAAGAAGAACACCAGTTTCTTCGGCTATATCCACTAAACAACCAATGGTAGAAACTCCTTTGCCAAAGATAATGTCAAATTCGGCAATTCTAAAAGGTGGTGCAACTTTATTTTTCGCTACTTTGACTTTGACCCGGTTGCCAAATTCATCAGTTCCTTTTTTTAAAGTTTGAATTCTGCGAATATCCAAGCGCACGGAAGCGTAAAATTTCAGCGCATTACCACCCGTTGTAGTTTCTGGACTACCATAGGTGACACCGATTTTTTGCCGCAACTGGTTAATAAAAATAACTGTGCATCCAGATTTACCAATATTACCAGTAATTTTCCGTAGGGCTTGACTCATTAACCGAGCTTGTAAACCTACGTGAATATCCCCCATATCCCCTTCAATTTCAGCGCGGGGAACTAAAGCGGCAACGGAGTCAATAACAACAATATCAACAGCCGCAGAACGCACAAGTTGGTCAACTATTTCTAATGCTGATTCACCATTGTCTGGTTGAGAAACAAGTAAGTTATCAATATCTACACCCAATGCAGCGGCGTAGGTAGGGTCTAATGCGTGTTCAGCGTCTACAAATGCCGCTATACCACCATTTCTTTGCACTTCTGCGAGGGCATGGAGGGCAATAGTAGTTTTACCAGAACTTTCTGGTCCGTAGATTTCGATTACCCGTCCTTTGGGTAAACCACCACCCAAGGCTAAATCTAGAGTGAGCGCCCCGGTGGATATTGTTTCTACCTTCATCCGGGTGGCATCACCTAAGCGCATAATTGCTCCCTTTCCGAAACTGCGCTCAATTTGTCCCAGGACGATATTTAACGCTTTTTGCTTGCCAGAAGTCTCAGTATTAGCTGCCATTTTTGCCTCTAAGTATAGGATTTTCCAAAATTACTGGACAGGAGTTTTAATAGAACGGATATACTATCCTAACCGGAAAGTGTGCCAATTAGGAATGTTTACAAAATTATGTTTGCCAAGATCCTAAGGCGATCGCTGAAAAATTATAGCATTTTAGATTTAAGATTGTGAAAGACTAACTCCATCGGTAAAGCCAACTGGTATAATTTCCACAATTGATAGCAGCAGTCTGAGCATAAATCAGTATGGAACGAGTCATCAAAAGCGGCGCTGGTTGGCGCATAGGCTGGAATCCAGATGCACCAGAATTTAAAGGCTTAGTCGGCACAGAAGATTGGGCAATAGAATTAACCGAAGCAGAATTAAACGAATTTTGTCGTCTATTTAATCAGCTTGCAGATACCATGAAGCATCTAACTACAGAATTAATGGATGAGGAAAAAATTGCCTGTGAAGCCGAAAGTGATTTATTATGGATGGAGGTGGAAGGTTATGCTCATGCCTACAATCTGCGCTTCATCCTCAATACAGGACGGGGGACAGAAGGTAAATGGGAGGCTTCAGCCGTAGCTGAATTGTTGCCAGCCGTCGGAATGTTAAAAGTTTTTTGAATCACCCCTTGCTATTTTTCTTGATCTTGTGATATATTTAGGAGAGTGACTTAATTAATTTTAGATTCATACATTTGGAATCATCCCCACGCCAAAAGTCTAAAATCTCAAGTTCACATTTACGGGACGTAGCGCAGCTTGGTAGCGCGCCACTTTGGGGTAGTGGAGGTCTAGGGTTCAAATCCCTACGTTCCGATTGACGGGAACTTTCAATTAGAGAACTGCACAGAATGATTGCTACTAGGACTTACGCATTTAGAAAGTCCTTAATCACGATTTGGGAATAGCCAGAGTGATCAGGGCTATTTCATTCTAAACATAATCCGCCCAGAACTATGGCTTACGCTACGCTATCAGACAAAAAATTGCGATCGCTCTTCCTCTAGTTTTTTATAATTATATGTGTAAATTTATACTGATCTCAAGTTGGGAAAAAGGTAATGAGAAAAGAGTTCCTTTTCTTCCTCCTTTTTCCTAACTCGTAATTTACAGCAAATTGTCATCAAACCCGGAACAAGAACCCCACACCCAACCCCCTCCCCGCAAGCGATGAGAGGGCTAAGAGAACTCCACAAAAAAATGATCCAATTTTGTGGGATGGGCATCCTTGCCCGTCCTTGATGATTAGCGGGCAATTCGTCCCGCACCACAAGAAATTTTGGGATATTTTTTTGATTGGAAATCTCTAATAAACCTGTGCTGCATGAGTTGTCATTGCGAGTGAAAGGAAGCAATTTCTTGACAACCGATAAACCACCTAACGCAAAAATCTCTCAAACCCTTATTCCTCTGTGTCCTCTGCGCCTCCGTGGTTCGTTAATCAGGATAATTTATTTCTCATCACCTACCCGATAGGGAGGTGAGAGGCTTCTACTGTTTAAGCTAAAGTTGTCTAACTACAGGTTTACCATCAATAACTTCACCTACAAGAACGATATCTGCACAATTGACGAAAATGCCATTTTCCAGAACACCGGGGATATTATTCAGTGTTTTTTCCAAGTTTACAGGGTCATCAATGCTATCGAAGGTGACATCTAAAACCATGTTACCTTGGTCAGTGATTACAGGTCCTGCTTTTCTCACACCCATGCGTAGTTCTGGCTTACCACCAAGTGCTTTAATGGCATTTGTAACGGGGGTAATAGCCATAGGGATAACTTCAACTGGTACAGCGAAACTAGAACCTAAGCGGGCTACTAATTTACCACCATCAACGACAACAATAAATTGCTTTGCTAGGTAATCTACAACTTTTTCGCGGGTATGTGCAGCACCACCACCCTTAATCAAGTTTTTATGGGGATCTACTTCATCTGCCCCGTCTATAGCGATATCAATATGGTCTACAGCGTCTAAAGTGGTGAGAGGAACGCCATACTCTTTTGCTAATACTTCTGATTGAAATGAGGTGGGGATACCGACAATATCTTTGAGTTCACCTGATTTGAGGCGTTCTCCTAAATATTGAATGGTGTAAGCTGTGGTTGAACCTGTCCCCAAACCAACTATGGAACCTGATTTTACCAAATTGGCGGCGGCTTTGCCAACTTCTTGCTTCATCAATTTAACTGGATCTGCTGGTATGGACATTCTTTAACTCCTGAAAAATCAATTAAACGGTTCACTCATCTTACCAGAACACCCGGATTTCTTCCTACTGCCTATTTCTTCAAATACAAGTATCAGGGCAAACACGGGGAGATAAGTCAGATCCCCGACTTCTTTAAGAAGTCGGGGATCTTGTTGTTAAAAAATCACAGGTTAGACATTTTATCTAACAAAAGGCTGACCTTTTTCGCCCTTTCTGGTTGACGCTGTTTCTGCAATAATTCTTTCGCTTGAAGTAAATTAGCTTTAGCTTCTACTTCCTGTTGTTCCTGCATGAGAATATTTGCTAAACGTAAATAAGCATCGGGATTTTTAGGACTGCTATCAATTACTTCACAGAATAATGCTTTTGCTTCGGCAATTTGTCCTTTCTGATTTAAAATATCCCCTAATAACAAACGTACCATATCATTTGTAGAGTTGATGGCAATAACCTTTCTCAAAACTATTTCGGCATTTTCAAAATCTTTGGCTTGATAAAAATTGATGCCTTTCTGAAATAAGTTAGAGGTAATCAATGTTTTGATACTCAAATAACCAAGAATGGCAAGACCAAAAATAACTACAGAAATGGCTATCAGATCGGAAGTAGGAAATGTTTCTAACATGAGTTTAAGCTAATAAACAGGAGACGGGAAAAATTAGGTATTCAATGAAAAACAATTTCCAGATAAATTGATAGAAATTAGTAATGGCTTGTTTATCTTGTAAATCAACTCCTGCACCTTGCCACCACATGACAATTAAAGCTACGGTATGGGTGATTAAGATGAAGATAGTGTTGACTTCCGCAAGATGGAATAACGCTACTAAAATCATGCCGAGATAACAGATTGTTAATACCCAAAGTGCAAGATTAAATACTTTTTGTTGTCCGAGTTGGAGGGTGAAAGTTGTGATATTGTAAAATCTATCTCCTTCCATATCAGGAATATCTTTGAAGATAGCGATCGCAAATGTAAATACCAAGATAAACACAGTTAAAGCCCAAACTGCACCCGGAATCCCTTGGCTTCTTTGCAATACCCAACTAAAATGCAGAAACAAACCTAAATTAACAATTGTTCCCCGCACCGAAAAAATACACAAAGCAGCCCAAAAAGGAAACTGTTTTAACCGAATTGGCGGTAAAGAATAAGCCGTACCAATTGCTAAACTTATTGTCACCATGCCCATTAAAAACGGTCCAGTTAGCCATGCTAAAGCTAAGGCAACAATACCAGCAATAATAACAATTAATTGTCCTTGTCCTCTCGTAAATTCCCCCGATGCTAGAGGTAAATCAGGTTTATTGATTTTATCAATGTCAATATCTTCTAATTGATTCAAACCAACAATATAAATATTGCCACTTATGCAAGCAACCCATGTTGCTAAAATCTGACTAATATGCAAACTAGAAAAATTTGTTGAAGTGACACCCAGGGTAATTAAATATAAACCCAAGACACTCAAAATTGTTCCCATAATTGTATGGGGACGGGAAAACTTCCAAAAAGAATAAAACCAACTTCCTGGAAAAATAGCAGAACTTTGTTTATAAAATTGATTCATTTTTTGCTCTTTTTTGTTCGTAAGCACCTAAAGGAATTGAACTTATACCATTTCTTTATGAAACTGCGCCGAATTTCCTAACCTTATCTTTTTCTTCTCTGTGTCCTCTGTGCCTCTGTGGTTCGTTTATCCTTAAATTGAGTACATCTTTAAACAGAATTGGACTTATTTTGTCCCGCGTAATAATCCAAACCGAACCAATCCAGTTTCATAACCTCGACGCATTAAACCTAAAGATAATGCCCCCTGAATTGTAGTCCAACCAGCCATTAATAAACCGATAAATGCTTGGGGTGTAAATGCCGAATCAATGACAACATTCCAAAAAGGAGCAACTGCGGTTGACCAATCAGCCGTGCGAATATTATTTAATGGTAATTGCCAAGCGATCGCTTCATACTCCGCTAAAGAAATTACATACGGTAAACAATAGACCTGATAAATATCCTGCAAGTGCTTTTGTTCATCTGCTGTCAGTGATGACTTATCCGTATTTCGATGACACCATGTCACCATAATCAAAGTCCCACCGGGCTTTAATACGCGATAGCACTCTTGCAAAAACTTAGTTTTATCCGGCATATGTTCACCGCTTTCCAGTGACCAGACCAAATCAAAAGAATTATCCTCAAAAGGCATTTCCTGAGCATTAGCAACCATGAATCTAGTTTTTTGACTCAAATTCATTGCCAAAGACCTTTCAGTAGCCCTAGCAGCTTGTACAGGACTCAGTGTAATTCCCGTGGCATTTGCCCCAAACTTCTCAGCTAAGTATAAAGAACTACCACCAATCCCACAGCCGACATCAAGAATATTTTTTGCACCCTTAACATCAGCCCATTTTAACAATTCTTCAATTAAATCAATTTGTGCCTGACGGCGTTCTTTCACCTGTTGACCATCTACGCCATAATAACCGTGGTGCATATGTTCCCCCCAAATCTGTTCCCACAGACTGGAAGAAGCGTCGTAAAATTCCTGAATTTGTTTGTAAAGTATTTGACTCATGAATTTAATAATAATAAAGATGAGAAGAAACTGCAAAAAAAACTTATTCTTAGGCTACCATCTATGCTTTTAATTAGATATAACGGTATGCACTTGAATGAAATACAGTCATAAGCCCCCTCCTCGCTTGCGGGGAGGGGGTTGGGGGTGGGGTTCTTGTATTTCACTCAACCAATAACCGCTATAGGGATATTTTTACGCCAGGGAATAACTCATTAATTCTACCTTGGGAATATATAAAAATAACCTAACTGCATGAAATTTCTTCATTTTTAATCACTTATGACTGTTGCGCGGACAATTTGTTTGGGATTTATTGCTGTCATTCTTTTGGGAGCAATTCTCTTAACAATGCCTTTTTCAACTGGTAACGGTAATTGGAATGACCCAATTGTTGCCCTATTTACTTCAACTTCAGCGGTTTGTGTCACAGGATTAGCAGTGGTAGATACTGGGACTGAATTTTCCTTTCTAGGTCAGTTATTTATTGCTCTATTAGCCCAAATTGGTGGTTTAGGTTATATGACAACTACCACATTTTTAATGTTATTAATTGGCAGAAAATTTGACTTGAGACAAAAAGTAGCAATTCAGCAAGCTTTAGACCGTCCAGGCATGAGTGGTAGCTCTCAAATTATCCGTTCTATTATTGTGACTACCTTGTTGTTTGAACTCACGGGAGTATTTTTATTAATGATAGCTTTTGTTCCCGAAAAAGGTTGGCAAGAAGGAACTTGGTTAGCTATTTTTCACAGTGTCAGTGCTTGGAACAATGCTGGATTTAGTTTATTTAAAGATAATTTAATTGGCTATCAATCTTCTCCTTTAGTGATTATCACAATTGGCTGTTTAATTATCTTTGGAGGTATTGGTTATCAAGTAATTTTGGATATGTATTTGTGGTTGCGAGACAGCTTTACCTATCAAGGTAATCGCCTCGTTAGAAAGACAAGTTGTTTAATATTCTCTCTAGATTTTAAGGTTGCTACTAGCACAACTTTAATATTATTAGTGCTAGGAACAATTGCAATTTTCTTTATAGAAATCAGAAACGATAGCGTCTTTGGGCAATTAAGTTTATCTGATAAAATATTAGCTGCTTGGTTTCAGTCAGTCAGTACCAGAACCGCTGGTTTTAACAGCATTGACATTGGGAAAATGACTAATGCGGGATTATTCATTATGATTGCACTGATGTTTATTGGTGCAAGTCCAGGAGGTACAGGAGGAGGAATCAAAACCACTACTTTACGAGTTCTGACCAGTTGTACAAAGGCAATTATCCAAGGCAAAGAAGAGGTATTATTATATAATCGTAAAATTGCCATTTCTTTAATTTTAAAAGCTGTGGGGGTGGTGTTCGGTTCATTAGCAACAGTGATTTTTGCCACCATTTTAATTAGTATTACCGACCCCAAATTGGCTTTTATTCAAATTCTTTTTGAAGTAGTATCAGCCTTTGGTACAGTAGGACTTTCCACAGGGATTACAGCTACTCTTTCTACCGCAGCAAAATTAATTTTAATTCTCACCATGTATATTGGTCGCGTTGGTATTTTATTATTGATGTCATCTATACTAGGTGATCCTCGTCCTAGCAGAATTCACTATCCCGAAGAAAATCTCCTTGTTGGATAATTACAGCGGTTTCCGCTCTTATGAGGTGCATCTTAGCCCCCTCATCGCACCCCCCTAAATCCCCCCGCAGCGGGGGGAAGAAAAGGATAAGCTTTTGATACTGGAGGGGGTTAGGGGTGGGGTTCTTGTACCTCATAACATCGGGAAGTGCTGTAGGATTTAGCGAACAACTAACAACTGACAACTGACAAATCATGAACCTTTCATCCTTAAAATTTCTTCGCAGTTTACGTAAAGATAACCACCAATTTGCTGTAATTGGATTAGGTCGTTTTGGTCGTTCTGTTTGTTCAACATTGCATAATTTAGGTTATCAAGTATTAGCTACAGATGTTGATGAAAAACGGGTTTCCGAAGCATTGAATGAAGAAATAGTTGGTCATGCTTTGCAACTCGATTCAACTGAATCAGCAGCCCTGAAAGAAGCCGGAATTTTTGAATTTGATACCGTTATTGTCGCCATTGGTAACTACGTTCAGGAAAGTATTATTACTACCTTAAATGTGAAAGAAGGTGGTGTACCTCACGTAGTTGCAAAAGCCTCTAGTGAAGTTCACCGCAAATTATTACAACGAGTGGGCGCAGATCATGTAGTATTTCCTGAATATGAAGCTGGTTGTGCTTTAGCAAGAACACTCACTAAACCGGGAATTTTAGAAAGATTTGATCTTGACCCAGATAACAGTATTGTGGAGTTAATTGTCCCTGATGAATTTCATGGGAAAACTATTGCTGAACTGCAACTGCGTAACCGCTACGGTTTAAATATGTTGGCTGTAAGTCATGATGGTAAATTTATCATTAATCCCGAACCAACTAAACGTTTAGAAAAAGGTTCTGCAATGGTAGTAATTGGTTGT
The DNA window shown above is from Anabaena sp. WA102 and carries:
- a CDS encoding HAD-IA family hydrolase, which gives rise to MTQKVIIFDFDGTIADTVDALVTIANRLALEFGYVPINSQELVLLRNLTAKEIIKYSGVSLFKIPFMVKKVKGELKHKIPELKPIEGINTALIELHNQGYQLGIITSNSQENVNQFLKCHNLDYLFDFIYSGVTIFGKTTIINNVLRQKHFNPEAVIYVGDETRDIESAKKANIKVIAVSWGFNSSEALSKQNPDFLIHHPSELLAVIKSC
- the queG gene encoding tRNA epoxyqueuosine(34) reductase QueG, which codes for MNEYISIDSAAVKAKAKELGFHEVGIAAVGDLETTETEKLQAWLKMGYHADMEWMKNPKREDINLVMPEVRSLISVALNYYTPHQRPQGDEYGKISRYAWGRDYHKVIHKKLKELANWLESLGENVKARYYADTGPVQDKVWAQKAGIGWIAKNGNVITRKYGSWVFLAEILTNLQLESDRPSTQHCGTCTRCLQACPTGAITEPFIVDANRCIAYHTIENRAEELPADITPNLQGWIAGCDICQDICPWNQRFAQATNVKDFQPYPGNLAPKLVELAQISNEEWDKRFTASALRRIKPEMLRRNARANLDKSRHNNDPESNNF
- the recA gene encoding recombinase RecA codes for the protein MAANTETSGKQKALNIVLGQIERSFGKGAIMRLGDATRMKVETISTGALTLDLALGGGLPKGRVIEIYGPESSGKTTIALHALAEVQRNGGIAAFVDAEHALDPTYAAALGVDIDNLLVSQPDNGESALEIVDQLVRSAAVDIVVIDSVAALVPRAEIEGDMGDIHVGLQARLMSQALRKITGNIGKSGCTVIFINQLRQKIGVTYGSPETTTGGNALKFYASVRLDIRRIQTLKKGTDEFGNRVKVKVAKNKVAPPFRIAEFDIIFGKGVSTIGCLVDIAEETGVLLRKGAWYSYSGENISQGRDNAIKYLEEKPEFAAKIKEQVLEKLDKGAVVSANSVVQPHDVEEEEEIELEEE
- the pgsA gene encoding CDP-diacylglycerol--glycerol-3-phosphate 3-phosphatidyltransferase, translating into MTLPNWITFSRLLGIPFLLYGLYNPTNEAKWICLTIFLIAALTDWLDGYLARKLNQISELGKFLDPLVDKLLVLAPLLVLVELGKIPAWAVFIILARELAIAGWRVNQTTITGANIWGKLKTVSQIIAISLLIAPLSPTWQTPVLITFWISVILTIVSGVIYLIPQKISE
- a CDS encoding AAA family ATPase gives rise to the protein MSKIEGFRVRNYRVIRDITLGKLWNTQTAKPLTPMTAVIGKNGVGKSTIFDTFGFLADCLKNGVEEACYAHGRGGFEKILSQGQQGSIEFEIYYKEDGNARPITYELAIDIDSSRRPYVKKERLRQRRKGQGKGQPFSFLILNEGRGIAWKGEQEGKQDDFDVSDLMDKIQRGEAEKESKETEVVELDDKRKLGIATLGSLKQHPRISMFRRFIEGWYLSYFTPDAARSLPLAGPQKHLNTHGDNLGNVVQFMEREHPKKFQSILEKIANKIPGVNKISTSPSPDGRLLLCFNDKGFQDPFYSQQMSDGTLKVFAYLLMLEDPSPPPFLCIEEPENGLYHKLLETLAREFREHTTGQKGGSQIFVTTHQPYFVDALEPEEVWILEKGEDGFAKIKRASEDPLINNLVSEGLPLGGLWYSDYLDAR
- a CDS encoding DUF1818 family protein; the encoded protein is MERVIKSGAGWRIGWNPDAPEFKGLVGTEDWAIELTEAELNEFCRLFNQLADTMKHLTTELMDEEKIACEAESDLLWMEVEGYAHAYNLRFILNTGRGTEGKWEASAVAELLPAVGMLKVF
- the rpiA gene encoding ribose-5-phosphate isomerase RpiA, giving the protein MSIPADPVKLMKQEVGKAAANLVKSGSIVGLGTGSTTAYTIQYLGERLKSGELKDIVGIPTSFQSEVLAKEYGVPLTTLDAVDHIDIAIDGADEVDPHKNLIKGGGAAHTREKVVDYLAKQFIVVVDGGKLVARLGSSFAVPVEVIPMAITPVTNAIKALGGKPELRMGVRKAGPVITDQGNMVLDVTFDSIDDPVNLEKTLNNIPGVLENGIFVNCADIVLVGEVIDGKPVVRQL
- the psb34 gene encoding photosystem II assembly protein Psb34 gives rise to the protein MYTTTDEKGILNNYAKEPKLYHAEFPSKAQQNKYAFQGAVAILLLTSIVLITLGVS